In Pseudomonas oryzihabitans, the DNA window GGGTGGTGTCCATGGCGCTGGCCTACTGGCCGCTGCACAAGGATTTCCCCGAAGGCATCCGCACCTTCAAGGTCGAGGTATTCAAGGAACTGCTGAGATTCGGCAGCTGGATGACGGTGAGCAACATCATCAGTCCGCTGATGGTCTACTTCGACCGCTTCGTGCTCTCGCACATGGTGGGCGCCAGCCGGGTGTCCTTCTACACCGCTCCCGCCGAGGCGGTCTCGCGGATGCTGATCATCCCCAACGCCGTGGCCCGGGTGGTGTTCCCGCTGCTGAGCAAGAGTGGTAGCGATGCCGCCCGCCAGGCCAACAAGGCCTTCTGGGGCCTGCTGCTCATCAGCCTGGCGATGGTGCTGCCGATCCTGCTTCTCGCGCCCTGGATCATGACCGTCTGGATGGGTCCCGAGTATGGCGGCGATGCGGCGCAGATCTTGCGCATCCTCGCGGTGGGCTTCATCTTCAACGCCCTGGCGCAGATTCCCTTCGCCAAGATCCAGGCCCGGGGTCATTCGCGCACCACGGCGATGATCCACCTGGCCGAACTGCTGCCCTATCTGGGCCTGCTGGTGGTCTGCATCCAGCACTTCTCCATCATGGGCGCCGCCATCGCCTGGACGGTGCGGGTGACCGTGGACTACCTGGCCCTGGAATATTTCGCCCGTCGCACCGCGCCCCTGGTGCAGACGCCGGTTTATCAACAGACCCCTTGAATGGATATAGAGGTGCTGTCCGTGTCACGAGTGAAACGTCGTATCGGTCGTGGCCTGCTGGCCACCGCATTACTGTCCGCGGCGCTTTATGGCAAGGCTCAGGCAGAGCCAGCGACAGCCAAGGTGGATCTCATCGGCATCAACATGTCGGCCGCCGGCTTCGCTGGTCAGGTTCTACCTGGCGTGGAAGGTACCAACTACTTCTATCCCACCGAGGATTACTTCCGCCGCTACAGCGCCAAGGGGATCCGCTTCATCCGTTTCCCCTTCCTCTGGGAGCGGGTGCAGCCCCAACTCGGCGGCGAACTGGATCAGGCACAGGTCGCCCTGCTCAAGCGCACCCTGGATTTCGCCGACAAGTACGGCATCCGGGTGATCCTGGACATGCACAACTATGCGCGCTATCGCGGCCAGCTGATCGGTTCGCCGCAGGTGCCCTATAGCAGCTATGCCGACGCCTGGAAGCGCCTGGCCCAGACCTTCCAGA includes these proteins:
- a CDS encoding flippase, which codes for MSMIKNSTWNILGVIIPSAIALPTMGVLSRLLGVEQFGLFTLAFAIVGYATLFDAGLSRAVIRAIAMHHGDKPLNRLVMGTATGAVIGLSLLATLLLWFGAGKVVSLLHVSPEHFDNAVAGFRWLSLCVPPFLLATVWFAYLEGNERFGEFNILRTFSNSLLAIAPLIAVLIEPSFSATVIGLVLARVVSMALAYWPLHKDFPEGIRTFKVEVFKELLRFGSWMTVSNIISPLMVYFDRFVLSHMVGASRVSFYTAPAEAVSRMLIIPNAVARVVFPLLSKSGSDAARQANKAFWGLLLISLAMVLPILLLAPWIMTVWMGPEYGGDAAQILRILAVGFIFNALAQIPFAKIQARGHSRTTAMIHLAELLPYLGLLVVCIQHFSIMGAAIAWTVRVTVDYLALEYFARRTAPLVQTPVYQQTP